In Molothrus aeneus isolate 106 chromosome 4, BPBGC_Maene_1.0, whole genome shotgun sequence, the following are encoded in one genomic region:
- the LOC136556168 gene encoding homeobox protein HMX1-like — protein sequence MVQLGGGRRAPPAPGAPPAFSIDSILQRPAREQGTARCALPEEEEAEEEEEEGEGPEEQDPSKGSSDSGTEPAAASGCPAGRVAVRPPPRRLRPEGGDAGSPLPAEGIRGPRQPPPREAGGSGAENGRSPAAGGRKKTRTIFSKSQVFQLESTFDVKRYLSSSERAGLAAALHLTETQVKIWFQNRRNKLKRQMSSEPEGPGPAEPPGEPQPLSAASALSLPALYKDSPLLSRCLLPLPFPLLCPGSAIPYLCLPAPGKHFSLVDGDV from the exons ATGGTGCAGCTCGGGGGCGGCCGCCGAGCTCCTCCGGCCCCGGGCGCGCCGCCGGCCTTCAGCATCGACAGCATCCTGCAGCGCCCGgccagggagcagggcacagcccgcTGCGCGCTgccggaggaggaggaggcggaggaggaggaagaggagggagaggggccTGAGGAGCAAGACCCCAGTAAAGGCTCCAGCGACTCGGGTACGGAGCCAGCAGCCGCCTCAGGCTGTCCCGCAGGTCGGGTCGCAGTCCGGCCCCCACCCAGGCG CCTTCGCCCCGAGGGCGGCGATGCGGGGTCCCCGCTCCCCGCGGAGGGGATACGCGGTCCCCGGCAGCCGCCGCCGCGGGAGGCCGGGGGCTCCGGCGCGGAGAACGGCAGATCgccggcggcgggcggcagGAAGAAGACACGGACCATCTTCTCCAAGAGCCAGGTGTTCCAGCTGGAGTCCACCTTCGACGTGAAGCGCTACCTGAGCAGCTCCGAGCGGGCCGGGCTGGCCGCCGCGCTGCACCTCACCGAGACCCAGGTGAAGATCTGGTTCCAGAACCGCCGCAACAAGCTCAAGAGACAAATGTCATCGGAGCCCGAGGGCCCGGGGCCGGCCGAGCCCCCCGGAGAGccgcagcccctcagtgccGCCTCGGCTCTCTCCCTCCCGGCCCTCTACAAGGACAGCCCCCTGCTCAGCCGCTGCCTGCTGCCGCTGCctttccccctgctctgcccggGCAGCGCCATCCCCTACCTCTGCCTCCCCGCGCCGGGCAAACACTTCAGCCTGGTGGACGGGGACGTATAG
- the LOC136556161 gene encoding homeobox protein HMX1, which yields MPDEATENAGSTSARVSSFFIEDLLGTEGTAGGGARRAAAAGGGRGGPRCGPPSPLRIGAPGCPLRDAAVGWYRRAHAAFLGCASPDTSDRDSPELPEEPAERAGGGGRAAGRAAAGGRPGPGGREEEEERGEEPGEPEQRNAGRKKKTRTVFSRSQVFQLESTFDVKRYLSSSERAGLAASLHLTETQVKIWFQNRRNKWKRQLAADLEAANLSHAAQRIVRVPILYHENSPASALGFTLPHMSPPLVGFSSGVSYPLGTFPAASLPFLRSQMTGLV from the exons ATGCCGGACGAAGCCACGGAAAACGCCGGCTCCACCTCCGCCCGCGTCTCGTCCTTCTTCATCGAGGACCTGCTGGGCACCGAGGGcacggcgggcggcggggcgcggcgggcggcggcggcgggcggcgggcgcggggggccGCGCTGCGGGCCGCCCTCCCCGCTGCGCATCGGCGCCCCGGGCTGCCCGCTCCGCGACGCCGCCGTGGGCTGGTACCGCCGGGCGCACGCCGCCTTCCTGGGCTGCGCCAGCCCCGACA ccagcGACCGGGACTCGCCGGAGCTGCCCGAGGAGCCGGCggagcgggcgggcggcggcgggcgggcggcgggcagagccgcggcgggcgggcggccggggccgggcggccgcgaggaggaggaggagcgcgGCGAGGAGCCGGGAGAGCCGGAGCAGCGCAACGCCGGCCGCAAGAAGAAGACGCGCACGGTGTTCAGCCGCAGCCAGGTGTTCCAGCTGGAGTCCACCTTCGACGTGAAGCGCTACCTGAGCAGCTCCGAGCGGGCCGGGCTGGCCGCCTCGCTGCACCTCACCGAGACCCAGGTGAAGATCTGGTTCCAGAACCGCCGCAACAAGTGGAAGCGGCAGCTGGCCGCAGACCTGGAAGCGGCCAACCTCTCCCACGCCGCCCAAAGGATAGTGCGGGTCCCCATTTTGTACCACGAGAACTCGCCGGCGAGCGCCTTGGGCTTCACCCTGCCGCACATGTCGCCCCCCTTGGTGGGCTTCTCCAGCGGCGTCAGCTACCCCCTGGGCACCTTCCCCGCCGCCTCCCTCCCTTTCCTACGGTCGCAGATGACAGGACTCGTCTGA